The window CGGCGTGCGCACGCGCCAGCGCCACCACTTCCTCGTCGGTGCGCGGCAGCGGGCGCTCGTCCTTCTCGGTGCCGACCTGCACGACGCTGAGCCAACGGTCCCGGCCATTGGTGTTGAGAACGGTGCCGATCGCGCCATCGGGCGTCCCGGGCACGACGCGGTAGCCGGCCGTGGTGTCGATGCGAGGCAGATGGGAGAGATCGGCCATCCAGTAGTCGTTGGCCATCACGGCCAGCGTCGAAGGCCCGCGCATCTCGATGTCGGCCTGCCGGCGCACGCTGCTGCCGGCACCGTCTGCGCCGATCAGGTAGGCGGCCTGCCATTGCTGCGTCTCGCCCGTGGCGAGCGCGCGGGTGGTGACGACCAGCCCATCGTCCATCTGCGAGAAGCCGACGAACTCGGTCTGGTGGAGGATGCGGCCGTGCTCCGCGGATTGCAGCACACGGAACAGCTCCTCCTCGACCACGTCCTGCGAGACGATGCTCTTCCACGACGGCGACTGGCCGGTGTTCAGCTCGGGGTTGGTGCGTCCGTACTCGTGGCCGGAGAGCGAATCGACGATGGCGAACACGTCGGTGCCTGTCGGCAGGCCGCGCGCACGCACCCGGTCCTCGATGCCCCACTGGCGAAACAGCTCCATCGTGCGGGTGCTGCAGCCGCGCGCCTTGGGGTGGGTGGTAACGCCCTCGGCGCGCTCGACCAGCACGAAGTCGATGCCGAAACGCTCCAGCAGCAAGGCCATCGACAGGCCGACCGGGCCGCCGCCAACGATGAGGATGCGGGTGGTGTTCATGGGTTTCTCCTTGTTTCCAGTGCGGCGCCGCGGGCTGGCAGTCCCCTAGCGCCCGACGGCATAGCCCTGCATGCCGCGCGGGCTGGCGGCCGCGCGCAGCACCAGGCGGCCGCGCGCGTCGCGCATGCGGCTGCAGGCGGAGATGCGGCTCTCCGACCAGGGCTCGTTGATGTGCACGTCGTGGCCGAGCTCGCGCAGCTGCGCGATCGTCGCGTCCGGGAAGCGCGGCTCGATGCTCAGCCGGTTCAGGGTGAGCGAGCGGGGCCAGAAGGACGAGGGGTAGTGCTTGACGTGGAAGGCCGGCGCGTCGATCGCTTCCTGCAGGTTCATGCCGTACACCGCATGCCGCAGGAAGAAGGCGGTCGACCACTGGTCCTGCTGGTCGCCGCCCGGCGTGCCGAACACCATGCAGGGTTCGCCGTCGCGCATTGCCAGCGTGGGCGACAGCGTGGTGCAGGGCGCGACGCGCGGCGTCAGGCTGTTGGGCAGGCCTTCGTCGAGCCAGGCCATCTGCAGCCGCGTGCCGAGCGCGAAGCCGAGTGATGCAATCGTCGGGCTGGACGACAGCCAGCCGCCGGACGGCGTGGCCGCCACCATGTTGCCCTTGCCGTCGATGACGCTGATCTGGCAGGTGTCGCCCACGAAGAGCTCGCGATCCGCCCACTCGGCCACCGGCGGCAGCTTGAGGAAGGTGGGCTCGCCCAGGCCGTAACGGGTGTCGGCGGTGCGCAGGCTGCGTTCGCAAACGCCCAGGTCGGGCAGGCGAGGCGAACATCCGAGCGGGCTGCCGGGTTCGAGTGCACGCGCGGCCGCCTGCGGGTCGACGCGCGCCCAGCGTTGCCGTGCATAGACATCGTCGAGCAGCGCATGCTGGACCTTCGGGTCGGCTCCCGGTGCGCTGCCATACCAGGCCAGCCGATCGGCCAGGCCCAGCTTGGTGGCCTCCGCGATCGAATGAACGAAGCCGGCGCTCGTCGGCGCATGCTGCTCCAGCGAGCCATGGCGCAGCATCGCGAGGTTCTGCAGCATCAGCGGCCCCTGGCTCCAGAAGCCGCACTTGGCAACCTCGAAGGCGCCGAAGGCCAGGGTCAGCGGCGCCTCGGCGTCGGGGCGCCACGAAGCCATGTCGTCCAGGCGCAGCAGGCCGGCGTGGCGCTCGCCGCTGGTGTCGCGGACCTTCTGCGTGCGGCAGAAGGCATCGATCTCCTGCGCGACGAAGCCTTGCTGCCAGATGCGCATCGCGGCCTCGATCACCGCGCAGCGGCCGGGGCCGGCCTGCTGCGCTTCCTCGACCACGCGCGCCATCGTCGAAGCCCACGCGGGCAGGCACATCAGGCTGCCGGGCCGGGGTACGCGTCCCTGGTCCAGCCACACGTCGGCCGACGTGTGCCATTCCTCGAGAAACAGGGGCCGCACGCCGAGGATCGCTTCCGCCAGCCGGGTCGATACGGGGAAGCCTTCGCGGGCATAGCGGATGGCCGGCGCCAGCACCTCCTGCAGCGGACAGCTGCCCTGCTCGAGCAGCATCGTCATCCAGGTCGAGAAGGCCGCGGGGACCGTGGCCGCCAGCAGACCGATGCCCGGCACCTGTTCGAAGCCGAGGCGCCCGAAGGCCTGCGGCGTGGCCTCGCCCGGTGCGCAGCCCTGGCCCTTCAGCGAGACGGCGCGCCGCTCGCGCTCGCTCCAGTACAGGATCGGCACCTCGCCGCCGACGCCGTTGAGATGCGGCTCCACCACCTGCAGCACGAAGCCGGCGGCCACGGCCGCATCGAAGGCATTGCCGCCGCGCTCCAGCACGCCCATGGCCGTTTGCGCTGCCAGCCAGTGCGTGGAGGAGGCGACGCCGTGCGTACCGATGATTTCAGGGCGGGTGGTGAACATGCAGCAGCCGAAAAAAAGTGGAAGAACCGGGCGGCGTCTTCGAGGCTTCGCCCTAGAATTGCCGTTACCGATACGTAATGTGTCTATTACGGATCGGTAAGTCAAGCGCTTTTGAAGTCCGTGCTTTCCCTGAGGCGACCGCCGACGGCGCGGCACGAGAGAAGGAAGACATGCCGAGAAAAGCAGAAACCGAAGCGAAGCGGCCGGGCGTTGCCACGCGGGCCCGCAAACCGCCCGGGCCCGCCGTGGCGGCCAACGACGGCAAGGCCTGGCGCCGCGCCGGTGGCGACCAGACCATGATCCAGGAGCTGGGCCTGCGCATCCGTGCCGCTCGCGAGGCCAAGGCGCTGTCGCTGGCGCAGGTGAGCGAGCTGTCGGGCGTGCCCGGCGCCACGCTCTCGCGCATCGAGAACAGCAAGATGTCGCCCACCTTCAGCGTGCTGGCGCGCATCATGGTCGCGCTCGAGGTCGACTGGGTCGACCTGGTCGGACCGAAGAAGCCCGCACCGGGCGAGCCGGTCATGAGCTTCACCGAGGCCGGCGGCGGCATCGTGACGCAGGTGCGCGGCGAGCGTTGCGAAGTCCTGCACGGCGACGAGTCGGCCCAGTCGGCGCCGCTGCTGGTCGACGTGCACTCGCGCAAGCTCAGCGACACCGGCGGCCTCGTGGGCCACCAGGGCGAGGAGTTCTGCTACGTGCTCTCCGGCGCGCTCGCCCTGCACATCGAGGGCCGCGAACCCCGCATCATGCAGGTCGGCGACAGCGCGCTCTTCGACAGCACGACGCCGCATGCCTACCTGGCGGCGACCGCGGCCGGCGCGAAGATCCTGATCGTCGTGACGCGGCCCTACGGCTCGCACATGCAGCGAGACATTCCTGGCTTGACCTGATCCGAGGCCCCGCGCGCTATAGGAGAATGGGCGCCCCTCCAAATTCACTCGAGCCCCCGAGCCCACCGAGACATGACCGCCGCAAGCCTGGACGAGCTGTTTGCAGAAAGCCATTCGCTGCCCTCGGTCCCCAAGGTGGTTCGAGACCTGATCGAAGTCCTGAGCAACGACAACGCGACCTTGTCCCAGGTGGCGCGCAAGATCGATGTCGACCAGGTGCTCACCGCCAGGATGCTGCGGCTGGCGAACTCGCCCTTCTACGGCGTGCGCCGGAAGATCTCGACGATGGAGGAGGCGATCCGGATGCTCGGGCTCTCCTCGATCCGCACCCTGGTCATCAGCGCCAACCTCACGGGCACCTTCAAGAAGGTCCCCCATGTGGAACTGCCGAAATTCTGGCGCCACAGCCTGCGCGTCGCCTCCGCCGCCCGCCACCTGGCCGGTGCAAGCCGCGCCGCCGATCCGAACCTCGCCTTCACCGTGGGCAGCATGCACGCCATCGGGCACCTGATCATGTGCATCGTCATGCCCGATGAAATGGGCCCGCTCAACAAGAGCTGCCCGATCGATGCCATGGGCCGGCTGGATTCCGAGGAGCAGGCCTTCGGCTACCACTTCGGCGATGTCAGCGCAAGGCTGGCCTCGCGCTGGAATTTTTCCGACGAATTCGTCACTGCGCTGGGCGGGTTCGCGCGGCCGTTGCGCGTGCAGCCCTTCGATGCATTGGCCGGCATCGTGCACATGGCCGTGTGGCGCGTGGCGCTGGATAGCAACGGGCCGGCACTGTCCAGCGACTTCGAGGCGTGGCCATCGGAAATCGGGCGCGCGGCCGGCCTGTCGCGGGAAAGCGTCGAGGACATGCCGCCGCCCTCCGAACTTGCCGCCGACCTCGAACTCATGATCGCCTGAGCCACCGGCCCTGCTGCGAGCCCCCACCCCGCCCACGCACTAGAACTAATACCCGACGACTGAAATCACGTCGAGGCGACAAGTTGCAGCGTGAGCCGATTTTTGCGTCGTCCTTCACACCCGTCCGAGCAAGTCCGCATTTACCATGGCCGCACTCCCGAGATCGTCATCAATGGAAACCTGCCCGGACCCTGCTCGCACCGACCCCGCCCCCGCCCAGGAGGCCTGGGTGGAGCAGCTGCGCATCATCACCGCGGCCGGGCGCTTTCATGCCGGAGAGGTGTCGGTGCAGCGCGCCATCGGCGAATTGCTGGGCCTCGTGCGCGACCTGCTGAACCTCGAGGTGGTCTTCGTCAGCGAGGTCGTGAACGGGCATCGCGTCTTCCGCTACATCGAGTCGCAGGACGACGCCTCGCACATCCGGCCCGGCCATTCCGCGCCGCTCGAGCAGACCATCTGCCAGCGCATCCTCGACGGGCGCATGCCGAACCTGGTGCGCGACGTCAGCGCCGTCCGCGAAGCACAAGGCCTGCCGCGCGTCTTCGAGGGCATGGGCACGCACATCGGGGTCCCGGTCCGGATGGCGGACGGCAGGCTCTACGGCATGCTGTGCGGATTCAACATGAGCGGCGTGACCGAGCTGGACGAGCGTGACCTGCGGCGGCTCGAAGTCGCCGCCGGCGCGGCCGCCCGCCTGCTCGCGAGCGCGGACGGGCGCGAACACACGCCTTCCGACCCGGCGCTGACCTAGCGCGCCGTCCCGCAGACGCCATGGCGGCGTTGCAACGTGGGAATGGCTCCTTCTGGCGTGTTCAGGGCAGCAGGACCAATGCGCCGAGGGTGGCGCGCGATTCGAGCCGCGCGTGCGCCTGCGCAGCGGCCTCCAGTGAATGGCGCTCGATCGGCGGCAGCCGGATGCTGCCGTCGGCGAGCGCATCCCACACGCGCTGCGCACGTTCGGCCAGTTGTGCCTGGCTCGCCACGTAATCGAACACCACCGGGCGCGAGAAGCTCAGCGATTTTGCGACCAGCGCATCGGGCGGCAGCGGCGCCAGCGGGCCGCTGGCCTGGCCGAGGCTGATCCAGTGGCCGCGGCGGGCCAGCGCTGCCAGGTTCTCGTCGCGGGCCGCATCGCCCAGGCCGTCGACCAGCACGTCGGCGCCGCCGCAGGCACGCTGCACGGCATCGGCGAAGCGGTAGTCGCGCGTCACGATCGCATGCTCGCAGCCGTGCTCGCGTGCGACGCGCGCCTTCTCATCGCTGGACACCGTGCCCAGCACCGTCGCACCGAGCCGGCGCGCCCAGGCACAGACCAACAGGCCCACGCCGCCGGCCGCCGCGTGCACCAGCAGCCGCGTGCCGCGCTGCACCCGGCCCAGGTCGTGCAGCAGGTAGTCGGCGGTCAG is drawn from Variovorax sp. PBS-H4 and contains these coding sequences:
- a CDS encoding gamma-glutamyltransferase family protein, whose product is MFTTRPEIIGTHGVASSTHWLAAQTAMGVLERGGNAFDAAVAAGFVLQVVEPHLNGVGGEVPILYWSERERRAVSLKGQGCAPGEATPQAFGRLGFEQVPGIGLLAATVPAAFSTWMTMLLEQGSCPLQEVLAPAIRYAREGFPVSTRLAEAILGVRPLFLEEWHTSADVWLDQGRVPRPGSLMCLPAWASTMARVVEEAQQAGPGRCAVIEAAMRIWQQGFVAQEIDAFCRTQKVRDTSGERHAGLLRLDDMASWRPDAEAPLTLAFGAFEVAKCGFWSQGPLMLQNLAMLRHGSLEQHAPTSAGFVHSIAEATKLGLADRLAWYGSAPGADPKVQHALLDDVYARQRWARVDPQAAARALEPGSPLGCSPRLPDLGVCERSLRTADTRYGLGEPTFLKLPPVAEWADRELFVGDTCQISVIDGKGNMVAATPSGGWLSSSPTIASLGFALGTRLQMAWLDEGLPNSLTPRVAPCTTLSPTLAMRDGEPCMVFGTPGGDQQDQWSTAFFLRHAVYGMNLQEAIDAPAFHVKHYPSSFWPRSLTLNRLSIEPRFPDATIAQLRELGHDVHINEPWSESRISACSRMRDARGRLVLRAAASPRGMQGYAVGR
- a CDS encoding helix-turn-helix domain-containing protein, whose protein sequence is MPRKAETEAKRPGVATRARKPPGPAVAANDGKAWRRAGGDQTMIQELGLRIRAAREAKALSLAQVSELSGVPGATLSRIENSKMSPTFSVLARIMVALEVDWVDLVGPKKPAPGEPVMSFTEAGGGIVTQVRGERCEVLHGDESAQSAPLLVDVHSRKLSDTGGLVGHQGEEFCYVLSGALALHIEGREPRIMQVGDSALFDSTTPHAYLAATAAGAKILIVVTRPYGSHMQRDIPGLT
- a CDS encoding HDOD domain-containing protein, which produces MTAASLDELFAESHSLPSVPKVVRDLIEVLSNDNATLSQVARKIDVDQVLTARMLRLANSPFYGVRRKISTMEEAIRMLGLSSIRTLVISANLTGTFKKVPHVELPKFWRHSLRVASAARHLAGASRAADPNLAFTVGSMHAIGHLIMCIVMPDEMGPLNKSCPIDAMGRLDSEEQAFGYHFGDVSARLASRWNFSDEFVTALGGFARPLRVQPFDALAGIVHMAVWRVALDSNGPALSSDFEAWPSEIGRAAGLSRESVEDMPPPSELAADLELMIA
- a CDS encoding GAF domain-containing protein produces the protein METCPDPARTDPAPAQEAWVEQLRIITAAGRFHAGEVSVQRAIGELLGLVRDLLNLEVVFVSEVVNGHRVFRYIESQDDASHIRPGHSAPLEQTICQRILDGRMPNLVRDVSAVREAQGLPRVFEGMGTHIGVPVRMADGRLYGMLCGFNMSGVTELDERDLRRLEVAAGAAARLLASADGREHTPSDPALT